From the genome of Rhodobacteraceae bacterium Araon29, one region includes:
- the glmU gene encoding bifunctional UDP-N-acetylglucosamine diphosphorylase/glucosamine-1-phosphate N-acetyltransferase GlmU, producing MQTAVVILAAGQGTRMNSDLPKVLHPVAGAALLQHAMASAAPLEPERTVIVAGHGADQVRTCAQDHTPEAKIVLQQEQLGTAHAVLQARPELQNFDGNLLVLYGDTPFIGPETLAKMTAARATADLVVLGFNAADPGRYGRLITQGDSLKRIVEFKDASAEERAITLCNSGVMLAKASGLFALLDQVSNDNAAGEYYLTDCVALAQQSGQSAQVVICNEAETLGVNSRIDLAAAEAAFQDRARNDLLENGVTMAAPESVYLSYDTVIGRDATIEQNVVFGPGVTIESGALIRAFSHLEGCHVAKGAVVGPYARLRPGTELAEAAKVGNFVEIKNAEVGEGAKINHLSYVGDATVGAKANLGAGTITCNYDGVMKHRTDIGAGAFIGSNTMLVAPVRIGAQAMTGSGSVITDDVAEGDLALARAKQVNKTGLAIKLFDLFKKRKAKSDLENK from the coding sequence ATGCAAACCGCCGTTGTGATCTTGGCTGCCGGACAGGGCACAAGGATGAACTCTGATCTTCCCAAAGTGCTTCACCCTGTGGCCGGTGCAGCCCTTTTGCAACATGCTATGGCGTCGGCAGCGCCTTTAGAGCCAGAGCGCACGGTTATTGTCGCTGGTCATGGCGCGGATCAGGTTAGGACCTGCGCCCAAGACCATACACCAGAGGCAAAAATTGTCTTGCAACAGGAACAACTGGGCACAGCCCATGCGGTGTTGCAAGCCCGTCCTGAGCTGCAAAATTTTGATGGGAATCTGCTAGTACTCTATGGCGATACGCCCTTTATTGGCCCAGAAACTCTGGCGAAGATGACCGCCGCACGGGCAACGGCTGATCTGGTGGTATTGGGCTTTAACGCGGCTGATCCCGGGCGCTATGGCCGGTTGATCACCCAAGGTGATAGCCTTAAGCGGATAGTCGAGTTTAAAGATGCAAGCGCCGAAGAGCGCGCCATAACACTGTGCAACAGCGGCGTCATGCTGGCCAAAGCCAGCGGGCTTTTTGCCCTTCTGGATCAGGTCAGCAACGACAATGCTGCGGGTGAATACTACCTTACAGATTGTGTTGCTTTGGCGCAGCAGTCAGGCCAGAGCGCACAGGTGGTGATTTGCAACGAAGCCGAAACTCTGGGCGTCAATTCGCGCATTGATCTTGCCGCAGCCGAAGCAGCCTTTCAGGACCGCGCGCGCAATGACCTACTGGAAAACGGTGTCACTATGGCAGCGCCAGAAAGCGTTTATCTTAGCTACGATACGGTGATCGGACGCGATGCCACAATCGAACAGAACGTTGTTTTTGGCCCCGGAGTGACGATTGAAAGCGGCGCGCTGATCCGTGCATTTTCGCATTTAGAGGGGTGCCATGTGGCCAAAGGCGCCGTGGTTGGGCCCTATGCGCGGCTACGCCCGGGAACAGAGTTGGCCGAAGCAGCAAAGGTTGGTAATTTTGTCGAGATCAAAAACGCCGAAGTGGGCGAAGGTGCTAAAATCAACCACCTGAGCTATGTCGGTGATGCCACGGTTGGCGCCAAGGCAAATCTGGGCGCTGGCACCATCACCTGCAATTACGATGGGGTGATGAAACATCGCACAGATATTGGCGCTGGTGCGTTTATCGGATCAAACACTATGCTGGTGGCGCCAGTGCGCATTGGAGCGCAAGCCATGACTGGCAGCGGATCGGTCATCACCGATGATGTTGCAGAGGGTGATCTGGCACTGGCGCGGGCCAAACAGGTCAATAAAACCGGTCTGGCGATCAAATTATTTGATTTATTTAAAAAACGAAAAGCCAAAAGTGATTTGGAGAACAAGTAA
- the glmS gene encoding glutamine--fructose-6-phosphate transaminase (isomerizing): protein MCGIIGVLGNHEVAPILVDALKRLEYRGYDSAGIATVNGGRLARRRAVGKLAELSDLLVHEPLVGKSGIGHTRWATHGAPNVENAHPHRTGGVCVVHNGIIENFQELREALASDGITPTTDTDTETIAMLAQSYLLKGHSPQVAVENTLARLKGAFALCFLFEGEEDLMIAARHGSPLAIGYGDGEMFIGSDAIALAPMTNRICYLEEGDYAVITRSGAEIFGSDGALVNREIRVIRGDQNRIDKDGYTHFMEKEIYQQPSVLGAALSHYIPDGATIHLAGAEIDFTKIDRLTLVACGTAYFACLTAKYWFEKLARIPVEIDVASEFRYREPPVPPRTMALFVSQSGETADTLAALRYCRHKADHIWSVTNVAESSIARESDVSLPIHAGVEIGVASTKAFTCQLTVLLMMALKAAEDRGELGADQRAELISQIRNLPSLINLALDQSDSFRNVAGGLAKARDILFLGRGIMYPLAHEGALKLKEISYIHAEAYAAGELKHGPIALVDDKVPVVVMAPRDALFDKTISNVQEVMARKGRVILLSDQEGVSQAGEGIWQGVKMPECHDIIAPIVYAVPAQMLAYFTAVAKGTDVDQPRNLAKSVTVE from the coding sequence ATGTGTGGAATTATTGGTGTTTTGGGCAACCACGAAGTGGCGCCTATTTTGGTCGATGCACTCAAACGGCTTGAATATCGCGGCTACGACAGTGCCGGCATTGCAACGGTTAATGGCGGCCGTCTCGCGCGGCGCCGTGCAGTTGGCAAGCTTGCCGAGCTGAGCGATCTTTTGGTGCATGAACCGCTGGTCGGCAAGTCTGGCATTGGCCATACCCGTTGGGCCACCCATGGGGCACCGAATGTGGAAAATGCCCACCCGCATCGCACCGGCGGGGTCTGCGTTGTGCACAACGGCATTATTGAAAATTTTCAAGAGCTACGTGAAGCGCTTGCCAGTGACGGGATTACCCCCACGACCGATACCGACACAGAAACCATCGCCATGCTGGCGCAGAGCTATCTTTTAAAAGGTCACAGCCCACAGGTCGCCGTGGAAAATACGCTCGCACGCCTGAAAGGCGCCTTTGCTTTGTGCTTTTTATTCGAAGGCGAAGAAGACCTGATGATTGCGGCGCGGCATGGATCACCACTTGCCATCGGTTATGGCGACGGAGAAATGTTTATTGGATCGGACGCCATCGCATTGGCCCCGATGACCAACCGCATCTGTTATCTTGAAGAGGGCGACTATGCCGTCATCACCCGCTCCGGCGCCGAGATATTTGGCAGCGATGGTGCTTTGGTCAACCGTGAAATTCGCGTTATTCGCGGCGATCAAAACCGGATCGACAAAGATGGGTATACCCACTTTATGGAAAAGGAAATCTATCAGCAGCCCAGCGTGCTTGGCGCGGCGCTAAGCCACTATATTCCCGATGGCGCCACAATTCACCTTGCTGGCGCCGAGATCGACTTTACCAAGATTGACCGGTTGACTTTGGTGGCCTGCGGCACCGCCTATTTTGCCTGTCTGACCGCCAAATACTGGTTTGAAAAGCTGGCCCGTATACCAGTTGAGATTGATGTCGCCTCTGAGTTCCGCTACCGCGAGCCGCCAGTGCCGCCGCGCACCATGGCGCTTTTCGTCAGCCAGTCCGGCGAAACCGCCGACACTTTGGCCGCGCTGCGGTATTGCCGCCATAAGGCCGATCATATCTGGTCAGTGACCAATGTGGCCGAAAGCTCGATCGCGCGGGAAAGCGATGTGTCGCTGCCAATCCATGCAGGGGTGGAAATAGGCGTTGCCTCGACCAAGGCCTTTACCTGCCAGTTGACAGTTTTGCTTATGATGGCGCTCAAAGCCGCAGAAGATCGCGGAGAGCTGGGCGCTGATCAACGGGCCGAATTGATTAGCCAAATCCGAAACCTTCCATCCTTGATCAATCTGGCGCTAGATCAATCGGACAGCTTTCGCAATGTGGCAGGCGGATTGGCCAAGGCCCGCGATATCCTGTTTTTAGGACGCGGCATCATGTATCCGCTAGCGCATGAAGGCGCTCTAAAGCTTAAAGAAATCAGCTATATCCATGCGGAAGCCTATGCTGCTGGCGAGCTAAAGCATGGCCCGATTGCACTTGTGGACGACAAGGTGCCCGTGGTGGTGATGGCCCCGCGCGATGCACTGTTTGATAAAACCATCTCGAACGTCCAAGAGGTTATGGCGCGCAAGGGCCGAGTCATCCTTTTATCTGACCAAGAAGGTGTGTCGCAGGCAGGAGAGGGCATATGGCAAGGCGTCAAAATGCCCGAATGCCATGATATCATTGCCCCAATAGTCTATGCCGTTCCGGCGCAAATGCTCGCATATTTCACCGCTGTCGCCAAAGGCACAGACGTGGATCAACCGCGAAACCTCGCGAAATCTGTGACAGTCGAGTAG
- a CDS encoding restriction endonuclease, with protein MKLPSYQDYYPYILMFADKPQTSDEYLTLICEEMNISDDAQKVKNPSGEPTVRNRLRWGIHYLRHAKLMDKPARGKYVITERGKQIRGEFGKNITNKTLEKFEEYRAFKGAKSEKIPVSEEQQADMLTPTEQIDGIFENITNELKQELLNQVYDSSPYFFERIVVDLLKKMGYGNFDGTTVTSKGGDGGIDGLVYQDVLGLEIVYVQAKRYKEGNNVGRPDLQKFVGSLSGRKATKGVFFTTSDFTTDALSYLETVREKIVCVNRERLLSLLIENKVGVELRSTHHTYKIDEDYFSE; from the coding sequence ATGAAACTTCCCAGTTATCAAGATTATTACCCATATATTCTGATGTTTGCAGATAAACCGCAAACATCAGATGAGTATTTAACTCTTATATGTGAAGAAATGAATATTTCCGATGATGCCCAAAAAGTAAAAAATCCTTCTGGCGAACCAACGGTAAGGAACAGATTACGGTGGGGTATTCACTATCTTAGACACGCAAAGTTGATGGATAAACCAGCACGCGGTAAATACGTGATAACTGAGAGAGGAAAACAAATTAGAGGCGAGTTCGGGAAAAATATAACAAACAAGACTTTGGAAAAATTTGAAGAATATAGAGCATTCAAAGGAGCAAAATCTGAAAAAATACCAGTTTCTGAAGAACAGCAAGCAGATATGCTTACCCCAACTGAACAGATTGATGGCATTTTTGAAAATATAACAAATGAATTAAAGCAAGAGTTGCTGAATCAAGTTTATGATTCATCTCCATATTTCTTTGAACGCATTGTTGTAGATTTGCTTAAAAAGATGGGATACGGAAACTTTGATGGAACTACCGTTACAAGCAAAGGTGGGGATGGTGGGATTGACGGACTAGTTTATCAAGATGTTTTAGGGTTGGAGATAGTTTATGTGCAAGCGAAACGATATAAGGAGGGCAATAATGTTGGTCGTCCAGATTTACAAAAATTTGTTGGTTCATTAAGCGGTAGAAAAGCAACAAAGGGTGTATTTTTTACAACATCTGATTTTACCACAGATGCTCTCAGTTATCTTGAGACAGTTCGTGAGAAAATCGTCTGCGTAAATCGCGAGAGATTACTCAGTCTTCTTATTGAAAATAAAGTTGGTGTGGAGTTGCGTTCAACGCACCATACCTACAAAATAGACGAAGATTATTTTTCAGAATGA
- a CDS encoding pseudoazurin: MHYLLSFFSIFTLLINTNLAAAGTIQINFTEYDSYSIEVAHIDIGDTIEWLPKSKGHNVEFLAGPKMDALPAKSEIDAFHSVVFEVPGIYLYQCTPHGNMGMLGLVVVGNDFHNLEDIKKTQLSRVATSVMNRLVKTAKLN, from the coding sequence ATGCACTATTTACTGTCTTTTTTCTCTATTTTCACCCTTTTAATTAATACCAACCTTGCTGCCGCTGGCACTATTCAAATTAATTTTACAGAGTATGACTCATACAGCATTGAAGTTGCACATATCGACATAGGAGACACTATAGAATGGTTGCCAAAAAGTAAGGGGCATAATGTAGAGTTTCTCGCAGGTCCAAAAATGGACGCGCTTCCAGCAAAGTCAGAAATAGACGCGTTTCACTCTGTTGTTTTTGAAGTTCCTGGAATTTATTTATATCAGTGTACCCCACATGGTAACATGGGAATGTTAGGGTTAGTGGTCGTAGGCAATGATTTTCACAATTTGGAAGATATTAAGAAAACCCAATTGTCTCGCGTAGCAACCTCAGTGATGAATAGATTGGTAAAAACGGCGAAATTAAATTAA
- a CDS encoding NINE protein — protein sequence MNNREYHFEFVSIGSNLPEEKRTAFITMYNTRAYNPVVLFGLSVFLGSLGVDRFFLGQVLLGFLKLITLGGLGIWAFVDLFLIGSAARRKNIEIATAVAVSLKN from the coding sequence ATGAATAATCGAGAGTATCATTTCGAATTCGTATCAATAGGATCTAATCTGCCAGAAGAAAAACGTACTGCATTTATCACAATGTATAATACGCGGGCCTATAATCCTGTAGTGTTGTTTGGTCTAAGTGTTTTTTTGGGCTCACTTGGAGTGGACAGATTTTTTTTAGGTCAGGTGCTTCTTGGTTTCTTGAAGTTAATTACCTTGGGTGGGTTAGGTATTTGGGCTTTCGTAGATTTGTTCTTGATAGGCTCTGCGGCACGGAGAAAAAATATTGAAATTGCAACCGCTGTTGCTGTCAGTTTGAAAAACTAA